One window of Papaver somniferum cultivar HN1 unplaced genomic scaffold, ASM357369v1 unplaced-scaffold_5, whole genome shotgun sequence genomic DNA carries:
- the LOC113342898 gene encoding major latex protein 15-like — MAHHGVSGLVGKLVTELEVHCNADAYYKIFKHQEDVPKAMPHLYTGGKVISGDATRSGCIKEWNYILEGKALIAVEETTHDDETRTLTHRITGGDLTKDYKKFVKIVEVNPKPNGHGSIVTVSLVYEKMNEGSPTPFNYLQFVHETIVGLNSHICAS, encoded by the exons ATGGCGCATCATGGTGTTTCAGGTCTAGTTGGGAAACTTGTAACTGAATTGGAGGTCCATTGCAATGCTGACGCATACTATAAAATCTTTAAGCACCAAGAAGATGTACCAAAGGCAATGCCTCATCTTTACACTGGCGGGAAAGTTATCAGTGGAGATGCAACCCGTTCTGGTTGTATCAAGGAATGGAACTACATTCTTG AGGGTAAGGCGCTGATCGCAGTGGAGGAAACAACACATGACGATGAAACAAGGACCTTAACACACCGCATAACTGGAGGAGACTTGACAAAGGATTACAAAAAGTTCGTTAAGATcgttgaagttaatccaaagcCTAATGGACATGGAAGCATTGTGACTGTATCCCTTGTGTATGAGAAAATGAACGAGGGTTCTCCAACTCCCTTTAATTATCTACAATTTGTCCATGAGACCATTGTAGGCTTGAATTCTCACATCTGCGCTTCTTAG